A stretch of Telopea speciosissima isolate NSW1024214 ecotype Mountain lineage chromosome 11, Tspe_v1, whole genome shotgun sequence DNA encodes these proteins:
- the LOC122645621 gene encoding glycine-rich cell wall structural protein-like isoform X1 — translation MGKLSKHVGVLGIVLIMVAVVVGIGEGRRYEKDNFGGGLGGGGGGGAGGGFGKGGGIGGGAGGGLGGGGGAGGGAGGGAGGGAGGGAGGGLGGGAGAGGGLGGGAGGGAGGGLGGGAGAGGGLGGGAGGGLGGGGGAGGGGGAGAGGGFGGGAGGGIGGAGGGH, via the exons atggggAAGTTATCAAAGCATGTTGGAGTGTTGGGCATAGTTTTGATAATGGTTGCAGTAGTTGTTGGGATAGGGGAAGGGAGGCGATATGAGAAAGACAACTTTGGTGGTGGTTTAGGgggtggtgggggtggag gtgctggtggAGGGTTTGGTAAGGGTGGTGGAATTG GAGGTGGTGCAGGAGGAGGActtggtggtggcggtggtgctggtggaggtgctggaggtggtgctggaggtggtgctggtggAGGTGCCGGAGGAGGACTTGGGGGTGGTGCTGGTGCAGGTGGTGGActtggtggtggtgctggtggaggTGCTGGAGGAGGACTTGGTGGTGGCGCTGGTGCAGGGGGTGGGCTTGGTGGAGGTGCTGGAGGAGGACTTGGAGGTGGGGGTGGTGcaggaggtggaggaggagctGGTGCTGGTGGAGGTTTTGGAGGTGGAGCAGGTGGAGGAATAGGTGGTGCCGGCGGCggtcattag
- the LOC122645621 gene encoding glycine-rich cell wall structural protein-like isoform X2: MGKLSKHVGVLGIVLIMVAVVVGIGEGRRYEKDNFGGGLGGGGGGGAGGGAGGGAGGGLGGGGGAGGGAGGGAGGGAGGGAGGGLGGGAGAGGGLGGGAGGGAGGGLGGGAGAGGGLGGGAGGGLGGGGGAGGGGGAGAGGGFGGGAGGGIGGAGGGH; this comes from the exons atggggAAGTTATCAAAGCATGTTGGAGTGTTGGGCATAGTTTTGATAATGGTTGCAGTAGTTGTTGGGATAGGGGAAGGGAGGCGATATGAGAAAGACAACTTTGGTGGTGGTTTAGGgggtggtgggggtggaggtgctggaggtg GTGCAGGAGGTGGTGCAGGAGGAGGActtggtggtggcggtggtgctggtggaggtgctggaggtggtgctggaggtggtgctggtggAGGTGCCGGAGGAGGACTTGGGGGTGGTGCTGGTGCAGGTGGTGGActtggtggtggtgctggtggaggTGCTGGAGGAGGACTTGGTGGTGGCGCTGGTGCAGGGGGTGGGCTTGGTGGAGGTGCTGGAGGAGGACTTGGAGGTGGGGGTGGTGcaggaggtggaggaggagctGGTGCTGGTGGAGGTTTTGGAGGTGGAGCAGGTGGAGGAATAGGTGGTGCCGGCGGCggtcattag
- the LOC122645621 gene encoding glycine-rich cell wall structural protein-like isoform X3: protein MGKLSKHVGVLGIVLIMVAVVVGIGEGRRYEKDNFGGGAGGGAGGGLGGGGGAGGGAGGGAGGGAGGGAGGGLGGGAGAGGGLGGGAGGGAGGGLGGGAGAGGGLGGGAGGGLGGGGGAGGGGGAGAGGGFGGGAGGGIGGAGGGH from the exons atggggAAGTTATCAAAGCATGTTGGAGTGTTGGGCATAGTTTTGATAATGGTTGCAGTAGTTGTTGGGATAGGGGAAGGGAGGCGATATGAGAAAGACAACTTTGGTGGTG GTGCAGGAGGTGGTGCAGGAGGAGGActtggtggtggcggtggtgctggtggaggtgctggaggtggtgctggaggtggtgctggtggAGGTGCCGGAGGAGGACTTGGGGGTGGTGCTGGTGCAGGTGGTGGActtggtggtggtgctggtggaggTGCTGGAGGAGGACTTGGTGGTGGCGCTGGTGCAGGGGGTGGGCTTGGTGGAGGTGCTGGAGGAGGACTTGGAGGTGGGGGTGGTGcaggaggtggaggaggagctGGTGCTGGTGGAGGTTTTGGAGGTGGAGCAGGTGGAGGAATAGGTGGTGCCGGCGGCggtcattag